GTGGTTGCCGACCACGGTGACGCCGTCGAGGTCCTCGGCGAGCGCCTCGGCGCGTTCCGGGCGGTCGTCGGCGATGGTCAGGCGGGCGCCCTCGCGGTGCAGGTGCGCGGCCAGGGTGCGGCCCACGGCGCCCACGCCGAGAATGGCAACGCGCACGCCGCGCATGCTTTCCGATCCAAGCGCGAAGCGGGCGGCGGCCTTCATGCCGCGGTACACGCCGTAGCCGGTGACGGCGCTGGTGTCGGTGTGCATGCCCAGCGTGGAGTTCGTCTCCTGCGCCACGAACGCGATGTCGGCCGGGCTGACCCCGATGTCCTCGGTGAGGACCACGCGGGCCTCCATGGGCCGCACCTGACGGCCCAGCGCGCGGAACAGCGCTTCGCGCGCGTGCGGGTCGTCCATGCCGCACTCGGGCGTCATCAGGACGCAGGCGCCGCCGCCGTAGTTCAGTCCGGCCAGCGCGGCTTTCAGGGTCAGGCTCTCGGACAGCGCGAGCGCGCCGCGGATGGCGAGTTCCTCGTCCTGTTCGCGCAGGCGTACGCCCGCGATGGCGGGTCCGAGCACGGTGGAATGCACGGCCAGTGCGGCGCGCAGGCCGCTGGGCGCGTGATGAAGCAGCGTCAGGGCCTCGTGGCCGCGCGACTGCATCTCCTCAAGTATCTGCATATCACTCCTGTTGTGGCGCTGAAGCCCGGCGGGCGGGGTCGCCCTCAGCGCGGGGGTCGCCCCGCAGGGTAGCACCCGGCGCGCGGGGCGGGTGACCCCGGCTGAAAGAACGCTGTCAGACGCGGCGGGGCAGGCTTGCATCATGCCCACATGCGCGCAGCACTCGCATGCCCACTGCCGGCGGCGGCCGTGGGAGGAACACCGCGTCACACCATCAGGATGTCGCTTACAATGTGGCGCACAAAGGGGGACATGAATGGATCGGATTGCTCCGCTCGCCAAGATTCTGGCAGAAGCGAACGGGATTGACTGGCAGAAGCTGCAGGGGTCGGGTGCAGGGGGCCAGATTGTCGAACAGGACATTCTGAACTACCTGTCGCGCGTCATGAGTGGCGAGGAGGATCCGCCCAGCACGCCGGTGGACCTGCCGCCGCCCGACTGGAACGGCGAGGAAGTCCCCACGGCCGACATGCTGGGCCGCGCCGGCATGAGCGCCGACATGCTCAGCCGCGCCGGCGTGGACACCGACCTGACGGCCTTCGTGGAACAGACTCGCGCCGCCGTGCCCACCCCGCCGGCCGAGAGCCTCGACGACGACATGGAGTTCGAGCTGGAAGACGAGCCCGAGCAGGAGCCCACACCGGCCCCCGCACCGGAGCCCATGCACGAACCAGCCCCGGTCGCGCCGAGCTTCACCATGCCGGCCGCAGCCGCGCCGGAGCCGGTGGCTCCGCCGGTCGAGTTGCCGGTCACGCCCGAGCCCGCACCGACCCCCGCGCCGGCCGCCAGCTGGAACTGGGGCACGCCCGCCGCTTCCCCCACGGACACCCCGGCCGCGCCCGTCAGTGAACGTGACCCCGAGCCGGTCGCCGCCGCGCCCGAACCGGTGGCTGCGCCAGCCGAGCCGACCCCGACCCCGC
This DNA window, taken from Deinococcus sedimenti, encodes the following:
- a CDS encoding Glu/Leu/Phe/Val dehydrogenase family protein, whose protein sequence is MQILEEMQSRGHEALTLLHHAPSGLRAALAVHSTVLGPAIAGVRLREQDEELAIRGALALSESLTLKAALAGLNYGGGACVLMTPECGMDDPHAREALFRALGRQVRPMEARVVLTEDIGVSPADIAFVAQETNSTLGMHTDTSAVTGYGVYRGMKAAARFALGSESMRGVRVAILGVGAVGRTLAAHLHREGARLTIADDRPERAEALAEDLDGVTVVGNHQLLDAPCDILAPCGYGHSIRSVDVPRLQCRLIAGGEHHPLTRRGEDAVKEAGIVYMPDFAINSAGLIAAATGLDMNQAAERVYQTVGRITAAAEQYGKAPHVVARKMAERRIALIGSLGGAGTWRQA